In the genome of Streptomyces sp. SAI-127, the window GACCAGGAGATCGCCGCCGAGCACGCCGCCTACGAGAAGCGGCTCGCCGACGGCGCCCCCGTCGAGCACCAGCCCCGCCGGGACTAAGCGCCCTACCGTTCCTCGGTGCTGCGGCACCCGAAGCAGCCGCCGATCACCATCGAGGGCCCGTCGCCCCAAGGCTCCGGCCTGCGCCGCGCTTCTCTCCCGGCTGACCGACGCCCTCCTTCCGATCGGCCCCGACCGCCCGCTGGACGTGGACGTACGCCTGGCAGCCGAACTGCTCGACCGGGTGTCAGGTGAGGTCTGAATCTCTCCGCTCAATGCATGGGTCTCGGCGCTTTGAGCGGGGTTGCTCGCGGGTGCACAGGATTGCGGTCGCTGCGCGTCCGAAGGGCAATCCGCTGGGCATGGTTGTGTGACTCCGGCCTCCAGCTGGGGAAAGGAACGCGTTCTGGACGCAGGTTGGACACAAGGATCGGAAAAGACTGACAAGGACTGAGGAGGGGTGAGGTGCCAAACCCCTTCTGAGCTGGGAAAACTGCCAAGATTGGCATTGATCGGCAAGGGTCGCCAAGATCCTCAAAGGACTCATAATCCGTCGGCCGTGGGTTCGAGTCCCACCCGCCCCACCATGCACCCCTGTGACCTGCGGAAACGTCTCATCTGGGGTGCGGATTCAGGGCGTTGGTCCATGGGGCTGAATCCGCTGCTCGTGAGTTCGACTCCGCTGCCATCAGCGTTAGTTGAGGTCGCTCTGACCTGCGCAGACGTGTCGGCCCACGGCTGGAGGATGGCGTCGTGGGTGGGCTGTGCGAGCGTCTGGACGTCACATCTGGACGCTGGCTGGACGCGAGGATCCGGAAGTGGTGCCCAGGGACCTTCGAGTGGGCGGGCCTGCCGGGTCGGCGGGGCACGGACGCAGTCCGAATGGCGTGCGGTCCGAATTGGGAGGCGAAAACAGCCCGTACTGGAAACGGCCCAGAGAGGACCGACAGGCGGGGCGGGAGCGGCCGGGCTGCGCGGCTCCCGCACATACAGCCGCCGGTCTTCCTGCTCATCCCCTTCCTCCCGGGGCAGCGACGCCTCCCGCTGAGGCGAGACGTGGTCCGCTGCCCAGGGCCGCCGAGCGCGTGCTGCTGGTGATCGCCGACGACGTGACGTGGCTCGACAAGGCCGACGCGGCCGTCGTCGGGTTCGTCGTACGGCGTGTCACGGACGCTCCGATGTCGAGCACGACCTTGCCCGACAGCGCGGCGGCGGGAAAGCTCCCGATAGGGAGCCGGCGGGATGCTCACCACGACCCGGTCACCGGCGTGGGCCGCCTCCTCGGGTGTCGCGGCGCGGGCTCGCCGGCCGAGCTCGGCCAGCGTCTGGGGACCGCGGGATGTGGACAGTAGGACGTCGGCCGACGGCGATCGCGAGCCGGGCGAGCTTCGTGACGAACGACGGCCTGCTGCGCCCCGATCTCACCGCCGAGGATCTGGTTCTGTTTCAGCGGCTCCCTGAGCCAGGTCGCCCTGACGACCGGCGACAGTCACCCGGGCCAGGGGCGCCGCCTCCTGCGCATCTCCCTCGACCGCCTCAGCCAGCCGCAACACCGCACCCCTACGAGTCTCGGTGACAGGGAGTACAACTCTCACCGCAGCGGGCGCTGTTCGCGCGAAGACGCCGGATCAAGAAGAGGAGACCGACCTCTTGCGCGAGGTCGCTGGCTCCGTTCGCCGACGATCCGGCCGTCAGCCAGCTAGGAGAAGTTCACGGCCTGCACCGGGATCTTGTTCCCGAAGTGTCACCTGCTGACCACCAGGTGACCGCCACTCGCCGGGCGCTTCGTCGGATCCCAGGAAACGATGGGAGACGTCACCGCTCGCAACCAGCCACGACACGCCGCGCGAAACACCCGAACCGCGCTGGAAGGACATGTCATGACCGCGACCGCGCCCAAGGCTCCGACTGCACCAGGGGTGCGGTCCTGGTGGGGGATCCCGTACGCCACCGCCGAGCGGTACCGTCGCCCCGTGGTCGCGGATTTCGATCCGGAACGCCCCTATGACCGCAAGGGCGTTGTCTCTGTCCAGCCCGACAGCGGCGATTGGCTCGAAGCGGACAGCGGGATGGGCGAGGACTGCCTGAACCTGAACGTGTGGGCTCCCGAGCAGCCGGCCGACAAGACGCTCCCGGTGACCGTGTACATCCACGGCGGCGGATTCGAGTTCGGCGCGAACACCCAGATCACCTCGAACGCCGCCGGTCTCGCCGCGTCCGGGCGCGTGGTGAGCGTGTCCGTCAACTACCGGCTCGGCGCCCTGGGCGCGCTCTCGCTCTCCCAGTACGGCGGGCGGCTCGCCGAGGCCAGCAACCTCTTCCTGCAGGACATCATCGCCGCGCTGACCTGGGTCAAGCGGAACATCGCCCACTTCGGCGGCGACCCCGACAACGTCACCGTCTACGGCCATAGCGCTGGCGCCTACTCCACCTTCGGGCTGCTCGGAGCTGCCTCCGCCGACGGCCTGTACCGGCGCCTGGCCGGGTTCTCCGGCGGGCCCGCCCGCAGCATCCCGGCCTGGTGGGCCGAGGAGCTCGCGCACCTGTTCGTCACCGAACTCGGCGTGGCGGACAACCCGGAGAAGCTGCTCGACCTCGACGCGGTCTCCCTGAGGGACGCCCTGCGCAAGGTCGCCCCGACGGACCTCGGAGTCCGCGGCGGGGTGGACAACAAGGCCACCGGCGTCGTCCTGGACATCGGGCAGCCCGGCGCGGTGGTGCACGCCCATCCCATGGACGTCCTGGCCTCGGGCGCGCACCGCGATGTCGACGTGCTGCTGAGCATGGCGAGTGACGACATGGGGTGGTGGGTGGCGAACGACCTCGAACGGTTCGACCCGCACACCCTCGACGGCGTCGTCGACGAGGTCGCGGGGTGGCGTATTTCCCGCTCCCGTGCGCAGAAGATCGTCGACGTCTACGACCAGGGCGGCCGTACCCCGGTCGAGGTCCGCGCCGCGGTCATGGCGGACTACCTCTTCGCGCTCCCGGCCGCCCGCGGCGCCCTGGCGCACGCCGCCGCGGGCGGCAACGCCCAACTCCTGATGATCGGGCCCGCCGAGGGCGCGCCCGCCGTGCACGGCAGCGAGATGTACGCCCTCGTCGGGCAGGAACAGCCGGGCCGCAGCGCCGAACAGGCCGAGCGTGACACACGGATCCGCGACATCGTGCTCGACTTCGCCACCGGCGAGCAGTCCCGTCTGTGGCCCGCCGTCACGGACGAACCCACCTCGGGAAGCGTCGGCAACCCGCCCTTCGAGGCCACCGCCCACTACCAGCAGGCCCTCGGCCTGTGGGAGGGCATCGACCGCCCCTGACGGTCGTCGGGCGATCCCGAGATGCGCAACGGCGCAGGGTCACCACTGACTGATGACCCGGGCACCTGTGCCTGGAGCCCGGCTCCGCCTTCACATTCCCGGCAGACGAACACAACAAGGAGCTCGGCATGAGCCAACCGACAGCAACCGGCGGCGCCGCAACGGCGACGATGCGGGCCGTCGTCGTCACCCGGCCCGGCGGCCTCGACGCACTGGAGATCGAGGACGTGCCGGTGCCCGTCCGCAAGCCCGGCTGGGTGCGGATCAAGGTGAAGGCGTTCGGCGTCAACGAGTCCGAGGTAACCACCCGCAAGGGTGAGTCGGACGCGGTGGTCACCTACCCGCGCGTGCCCGGCATCGAGGGCGTCGGCGTGGTCGACGAGGCCGACGAGGACAGCGGGCTGCGGCCAGGACAGCAGGTGGCCACGATGATGGGCGGCATGGGCCGCTCGTACGACGGCGCGTACGCCCAGTACGTCACCGTCCCCGCCGGGCAGGTCATCCCGTTCGAGACCAGCCTGCCGTGGGACGTCGTCGGCGCGCTGCCCGAGATGTTCCAGACCGCTTACGGATCCCTGACCCGCGGCCTGGACCTCAAAGCCGGGCAGACGCTGCTGATCCGCGGCGGCACCTCCACGGTCGGGCTGAGCGCGGCCACCATCGCGAAGGACCTCGGCGCCACCGTCATCTCCACCACCCGCAGCCCCGGCCCGGGCCGGGGAACTGCGGGCCGCGGGCGTCGACCACCCCCTCGTCGACAACGGCACCCTCGCCGACCAGGTGCGCGAGCTGATCCCAGACGGCGTCGACGCCGCCCTGGAACTGGTCGGCTGCTCGGTCCTCCCCGACACCCTCCGCACCGTCCGTCGGCACGGCACCGTCTGCTTCACCGGAGCCCTGGCAGGCCAGTGGTCCATCCCGGACTTCACCCCGTTCATGATCCCCTTCGGGGTACGCCTGACCTCCTACGGCGGTCAGGCCAGCGACCTCCCGGCCGACGTCTTCGCCCACCAGCTCCAGGCCATCGCCGCCGGACGCCTCAACGTCCCGGTCGCGAAGGTCTACCACGGCCTGGAACAAGTCCGAGACGCCCAGGCCGACCTCGAATCCGGTACCACGCCGGGCAAGCACGTCGTCGTCCTGGACGACTGAAAGAAACACATCCCCTGGTTCGCCGACAGGCACCGGCTGGGGCATGCACAAAGAAAGGGAGGACGCCGTGGGCGTCAACAAGGAAGAAGTCAGCAAGACCCTCATCGAGCTGGAGAAGTCGTACAACGAACGCTTCAGCGTCGGCGACCCGGGCGGCTACCTGGACGGCTTCGCGGACGAGGTGAGCTACTTCGACCCGATCCTCGAGAACATCGTCGTCGGCAAGGAGAAGACCGTCGCGTGGCTGTCGTCCATCTACTCCAACCCGCACATCGTGCGCAGCGAGTACCTCAACCCGACGGTCCACGTCGGCGACAGCGGCGACTTCGCCGTCCTGGCTTACAACCTGAAGACCTACGTGCTCGACGAGGACGGCAACGAGAAGCAGCGGCGCGCCTGGAACGCCACGCACGGCTACCGGCTCATCGACGGCCAGTGGCTCATTGTGCACTCCAACTGGGCGTTCTCCCAGACCGTGACCGAAAGGACCGCCTCCTGACCGCGGCGCAGCCTGTGGTCCCCAGCCTGACCGGGTTCCTCCGGCATGGCGAGCGGGGCCGCCTGTGCCGCCGGCATCCGGCCAGTGGTCGTCCCAGCCGCACCGATCAGCTCCGAGACACGCCCCGCGACACCAGCGCACCCGAATGACCGAACGTCAGGATCCCATGATCACCGACACCGCAACCGACGCCTACAGCTCCTTCACCGTGACCGACCTGGAATCGACCCGCACCTTCTACCGCGACGTACTCGGGCTGCAAGTCGAAGACCGGGACGCCATGCTCACCATCCGCCTCCCCGGCGGTGCGAGCACCGTCGCGTACGCCTCCCGCAACCATCAACCAGCACGATTCACCATCCTCAACATCGTCGTCCCTGACCTCCCCAGTACTGTCGCGGACCTCACCCGACGCGGCGTGGATTTCGAGCACTATGAGGGAGTGCAGATCGACTCAGACGGGATCTACCGCGCCAACGGCCCCTGGTTCGCCTGGTTCACCGACCCCTCCGGCAACGTTCTTGCCGTCTGCGAACGCGACCTCCGCACGGCCGGCGCGAGGCGTACCGGCTGATCGACGGCGAGTGGCACGTCGGGCACTCCCACTGGGCGTTCACGCCGACCGCGAAGGCGGCCGTCTCCTCCTGACGGGCAAGGCGCCTGTGCCGCGTTGCGTCACGCGTCGGTCCTCGCCTCGCGGGTGGCGAAGGCGGCCGGGGTGAGACCGGTGCGGTCGCGGAAGAAGCGGCCGAAGTTCGCGGGGTCGGTGAAGCCGAGGTGGGCGGCCACCGTCCGGGCGTCCCATCGGGCACCTCCCAGCAGGCGCCGGGCTTCGAGGAGGCGGCGTTCGTCGATGAGTTCACGTACCCCCTTGCCGGTGGCGTCCCGGGCGGCGCGGCTGAGGGTGCGGACCGAGCAGTCGAGCAGCTCGGCGTAGTCCGCGGCTTGGTGCAGCTCCCGGAAGTGCAGTTCCAGGGCGTCCAGGAAGCGCACGTACCGGTCGATGCGGCCCGTGTCGGCCGTGGCTGTGGCGATGGGGGTGATGCCCGGGGAGTTGGTCAGGCGCAGCAGCAGCGATTCGAGCAGGCTGCGGCGCAGGGCGTGGTGGATGTCGAGGGGGCGGCGCCCGAGTGCGCGGTGTTCGTCCAGGAGCTGGAGCGCCGTCTGCTGGAGCCAGGCGGCGTCATCGGCTTGCGGGCTCAGCACGGCCGGGGCGTCGTGCGCGGTGAGCGGGGCCAGCAGACGGGCGATGTCGGGCCGCAGTACATCTGGTTCGAACAGGACGAACGGGCCGCGGGCGGAGCCGGGCGGATGAAAGCACAGCGTGTGTCCGGGACGCACCCAGAGCCACTGGCCGGGGGCGACGGTCCGCGTGACGTGGTCGACGTCGTGCAGCAGCTCGCCCTCGGTGACCGCGATGAGGTAGTGGAAGGTGGCGCGGACCGGACGGGGCGGGCTCCATGGCCAGTCGGCGTGCTGGGCGAAGAAGTCCTCGATGGTGTTCACCTCGAGGCCGTACGGAGTACCGACCGGGGGCTGGAAACCGTACAGCGGAACCGCGGCCGGTTCAGCCCGTCCGCTTGGGCTGGGGTGTCGCTTGTCGACCATCATGTGTCCGCAGTTTACTGCGCCTTATACCGGTTTCGGGGAGAGAGTGGGAGGTGCCGCCACGACCGTGCGGCGCGCCACTCGCGTCATGGGGTGCCCAGCCCGCGCTCACCCGATGAAGGAAACGTTCATGAACGGAACGGCCCTGCACAAGACCGCCGCCGCCTGCGCCGAGGAGCTTCCCGGAGCTCGGCTGGAGCATCCCTTCGGTGACGACTGGGAGGTCTTCAAGGTACGCGGCAGGGTGTTCATGCTGATGACCGAAGTCCCGGGGCGTCCCGTCGTGATCCTCAAGGCGGACCCCGGCGAGGCCGAGGCCCTGCGGGAGCAGTACAGCCACATCACCCCCGGCTACCACATGAACAAGAAGCACTGGATCACCCTGGAGAGCGGAGAAGGCGTCGACAAGGAGCTCATCAGGGAACTCGTCACCGACTCCTACCGGCTCGTCGTCGCCCACCTGCCCAAGGCTGAGCGGCCCGTCGACCCGCACACCTACGGCGCCGGCGCACGGGCGGCCCGATGAGCGCGGCCGGTGACCGGCTCCAGGACACCGCCCGCCAGGCGGCCCTGGCCCTCCCCGACGTCAGCCACGGATACCCCTTCACCCCGGGACTCGACGTGTACAAGGTCGCGGGCAAGGTCTTCCTGATCGTCACCGACGATCCGGACGAGCAGATCATCACGGTCAAGTGCGAACCCGAACACGCCCGCGCGCACGTACGCGACTACGCCTCGATCACACCGGGCCGCTACCTCGACAAACGCCACTGGATCTCGCTCGGGCCAGGACCCGGCATCACCGAGCGACTGGTCACCGACACGGTCGAAAATTCCTACGACCTGGTCGCCGAGCGGCTGCCGCGACGCGACCGCCCCGGTGCCCGATGAACGCCGCGAGCTTTCCCACGAGCGGCTGAGCCGACGCCTGTCAGTGCCCTGTGCACGGCTCGCCACGT includes:
- a CDS encoding MmcQ/YjbR family DNA-binding protein, yielding MNGTALHKTAAACAEELPGARLEHPFGDDWEVFKVRGRVFMLMTEVPGRPVVILKADPGEAEALREQYSHITPGYHMNKKHWITLESGEGVDKELIRELVTDSYRLVVAHLPKAERPVDPHTYGAGARAAR
- a CDS encoding MmcQ/YjbR family DNA-binding protein, producing MSAAGDRLQDTARQAALALPDVSHGYPFTPGLDVYKVAGKVFLIVTDDPDEQIITVKCEPEHARAHVRDYASITPGRYLDKRHWISLGPGPGITERLVTDTVENSYDLVAERLPRRDRPGAR
- a CDS encoding nuclear transport factor 2 family protein, whose translation is MHKEREDAVGVNKEEVSKTLIELEKSYNERFSVGDPGGYLDGFADEVSYFDPILENIVVGKEKTVAWLSSIYSNPHIVRSEYLNPTVHVGDSGDFAVLAYNLKTYVLDEDGNEKQRRAWNATHGYRLIDGQWLIVHSNWAFSQTVTERTAS
- a CDS encoding carboxylesterase family protein — encoded protein: MTATAPKAPTAPGVRSWWGIPYATAERYRRPVVADFDPERPYDRKGVVSVQPDSGDWLEADSGMGEDCLNLNVWAPEQPADKTLPVTVYIHGGGFEFGANTQITSNAAGLAASGRVVSVSVNYRLGALGALSLSQYGGRLAEASNLFLQDIIAALTWVKRNIAHFGGDPDNVTVYGHSAGAYSTFGLLGAASADGLYRRLAGFSGGPARSIPAWWAEELAHLFVTELGVADNPEKLLDLDAVSLRDALRKVAPTDLGVRGGVDNKATGVVLDIGQPGAVVHAHPMDVLASGAHRDVDVLLSMASDDMGWWVANDLERFDPHTLDGVVDEVAGWRISRSRAQKIVDVYDQGGRTPVEVRAAVMADYLFALPAARGALAHAAAGGNAQLLMIGPAEGAPAVHGSEMYALVGQEQPGRSAEQAERDTRIRDIVLDFATGEQSRLWPAVTDEPTSGSVGNPPFEATAHYQQALGLWEGIDRP
- a CDS encoding AraC family transcriptional regulator, encoding MMVDKRHPSPSGRAEPAAVPLYGFQPPVGTPYGLEVNTIEDFFAQHADWPWSPPRPVRATFHYLIAVTEGELLHDVDHVTRTVAPGQWLWVRPGHTLCFHPPGSARGPFVLFEPDVLRPDIARLLAPLTAHDAPAVLSPQADDAAWLQQTALQLLDEHRALGRRPLDIHHALRRSLLESLLLRLTNSPGITPIATATADTGRIDRYVRFLDALELHFRELHQAADYAELLDCSVRTLSRAARDATGKGVRELIDERRLLEARRLLGGARWDARTVAAHLGFTDPANFGRFFRDRTGLTPAAFATREARTDA
- a CDS encoding VOC family protein, with amino-acid sequence MTERQDPMITDTATDAYSSFTVTDLESTRTFYRDVLGLQVEDRDAMLTIRLPGGASTVAYASRNHQPARFTILNIVVPDLPSTVADLTRRGVDFEHYEGVQIDSDGIYRANGPWFAWFTDPSGNVLAVCERDLRTAGARRTG